The following proteins come from a genomic window of Haliaeetus albicilla chromosome 23, bHalAlb1.1, whole genome shotgun sequence:
- the NONO gene encoding non-POU domain-containing octamer-binding protein isoform X4: MQGNKSFNMEKQNHTPRKQHQHQQHPPPSIPANGQQANSQNEGLTIDLKNFRKPGEKTFTQRSRLFVGNLPPDITEEEMRKLFEKYGKAGEVFIHKDKGFGFIRLETRTLAEIAKVELDNMPLRGKQLRVRFACHSASLTVRNLPQFVSNELLEEAFSVFGQVERAVVIVDDRGRSSGKGIVEFSGKPAARKALDRCSDGSFLLTTFPRPVTVEPMDQYDDEEGLPEKLVIKNQQYHKEREQPPRFAQPGSFEYEYAMRWKALIEMEKQQQEQVDRNIKEAREKLEMEMEAARHEHQVMLMRQDLMRRQEELRRMEELHNQEVQKRKQLELRQEEERRRREEEMRRQQEEMMRRQQEGFKGNFADAREPPDMRMGQMGMGGTIGMNNRGAMGGTNVPAAAPPATGPGAMIPDGAMGMTPPPPADRFGQGGAMEGLGAMGGNPPAFNRGNPGGDFGPNKRRRY, translated from the exons ATGCAGGGTAACAAGAGCTTCAACATGGAGAAGCAGAACCACACTCCGCGGAAacagcaccagcaccagcagcatccGCCGCCGTCCATCCCCGCCAACGGGCAGCAGGCCAACAGCCAGA ATGAAGGCCTGACTATTGACCTGAAGAATTTCCGGAAACCTGGTGAAAAGACCTTCACCCAAAGAAGCCGCCTGTTTGTGGGGAATCTGCCCCCAGATATTACAGAGGAAGAGATGAGAAAGTTATTTGAGAAGTATGGCAAGGCAGGTGAAGTCTTCATACACAAGGACAAAGGCTTTGGCTTTATCAGGCTG GAAACTCGCACTCTGGCAGAGATTGCAAAGGTGGAACTAGACAACATGCCTCTACGTGGGAAGCAGCTAAGAGTGCGTTTTGCATGCCACAGCGCATCGCTGACAGTCAGGAACCTGCCTCAGTTTGTGTCCAATGAGCTCCTGGAGGAAGCCTTCTCAGTGTTTGGCCAGGTGGAAAGGGCTGTGGTTATTGTGGATGACAGAGGACGATCCTCTGGGAAAGGCATTGTGGAGTTCTCAGGGAAGCCTGCTGCTAGGAAAGCCCTGGATAGATGTAGTGATGGGTCTTTCCTGCTAACTAC ATTCCCTCGGCCTGTTACTGTGGAGCCCATGGATCAGTATGATGATGAAGAGGGACTACCAGAGAAACTAGTCATCAAAAATCAGCAATATCACAA GGAGCGTGAGCAGCCTCCTCGATTTGCACAGCCTGGCAGCTTTGAGTATGAATATGCCATGCGTTGGAAGGCTCTAATAGAaatggagaagcagcagcaagaacaagTAGACCGCAACATCAAGGAAGCTCGAGAGAAgctggaaatggaaatggaagCAGCTCGCCATGAGCACCAAGTTATGCTCATGCGGCAAG ATTTAATGAGACGCCAGGAAGAGCTGAGGAGAATGGAGGAATTGCATAACCAAGAAGTACAAAAACGTAAACAGTTGGAACTCAG GCAAGAGGAAGAACGTAGGCGCCGTGAGGAGGAAATGAgaaggcagcaagaagagatgATGAGACGCCAGCAGGAAGGctttaaaggaaattttgctGATGCG AGGGAGCCACCAGACATGCGAATGGGACAGATGGGCATGGGAG gtaCCATTGGCATGAACAATAGAGGAGCTATGGGTGGTACCAATGTCCCAGCTGCTGCACCTCCTGCAACTGGTCCTGGAGCTATGATACCTGATGGAGCCATGGGAATG ACTCCACCACCGCCTGCAGATCGCTTTGGCCAGGGTGGTGCAATGGAAGGCCTCGGAGCGATGGGAGGGAACCCACCTGCCTTCAACAGAGGAAATCCAGGGGGTGACTTTGGCCCTAACAAGCGTCGCAGATACTAA
- the NONO gene encoding non-POU domain-containing octamer-binding protein isoform X2, whose translation MQGNKSFNMEKQNHTPRKQHQHQQHPPPSIPANGQQANSQSESRARRGGPPGPALDEGLTIDLKNFRKPGEKTFTQRSRLFVGNLPPDITEEEMRKLFEKYGKAGEVFIHKDKGFGFIRLETRTLAEIAKVELDNMPLRGKQLRVRFACHSASLTVRNLPQFVSNELLEEAFSVFGQVERAVVIVDDRGRSSGKGIVEFSGKPAARKALDRCSDGSFLLTTFPRPVTVEPMDQYDDEEGLPEKLVIKNQQYHKEREQPPRFAQPGSFEYEYAMRWKALIEMEKQQQEQVDRNIKEAREKLEMEMEAARHEHQVMLMRQDLMRRQEELRRMEELHNQEVQKRKQLELRQEEERRRREEEMRRQQEEMMRRQQEGFKGNFADAREPPDMRMGQMGMGGTIGMNNRGAMGGTNVPAAAPPATGPGAMIPDGAMGMTPPPPADRFGQGGAMEGLGAMGGNPPAFNRGNPGGDFGPNKRRRY comes from the exons ATGCAGGGTAACAAGAGCTTCAACATGGAGAAGCAGAACCACACTCCGCGGAAacagcaccagcaccagcagcatccGCCGCCGTCCATCCCCGCCAACGGGCAGCAGGCCAACAGCCAGAGTGAGTCCCGGGCCCGCCGCGGGGGACCTCCCGGCCCCGCTTTGG ATGAAGGCCTGACTATTGACCTGAAGAATTTCCGGAAACCTGGTGAAAAGACCTTCACCCAAAGAAGCCGCCTGTTTGTGGGGAATCTGCCCCCAGATATTACAGAGGAAGAGATGAGAAAGTTATTTGAGAAGTATGGCAAGGCAGGTGAAGTCTTCATACACAAGGACAAAGGCTTTGGCTTTATCAGGCTG GAAACTCGCACTCTGGCAGAGATTGCAAAGGTGGAACTAGACAACATGCCTCTACGTGGGAAGCAGCTAAGAGTGCGTTTTGCATGCCACAGCGCATCGCTGACAGTCAGGAACCTGCCTCAGTTTGTGTCCAATGAGCTCCTGGAGGAAGCCTTCTCAGTGTTTGGCCAGGTGGAAAGGGCTGTGGTTATTGTGGATGACAGAGGACGATCCTCTGGGAAAGGCATTGTGGAGTTCTCAGGGAAGCCTGCTGCTAGGAAAGCCCTGGATAGATGTAGTGATGGGTCTTTCCTGCTAACTAC ATTCCCTCGGCCTGTTACTGTGGAGCCCATGGATCAGTATGATGATGAAGAGGGACTACCAGAGAAACTAGTCATCAAAAATCAGCAATATCACAA GGAGCGTGAGCAGCCTCCTCGATTTGCACAGCCTGGCAGCTTTGAGTATGAATATGCCATGCGTTGGAAGGCTCTAATAGAaatggagaagcagcagcaagaacaagTAGACCGCAACATCAAGGAAGCTCGAGAGAAgctggaaatggaaatggaagCAGCTCGCCATGAGCACCAAGTTATGCTCATGCGGCAAG ATTTAATGAGACGCCAGGAAGAGCTGAGGAGAATGGAGGAATTGCATAACCAAGAAGTACAAAAACGTAAACAGTTGGAACTCAG GCAAGAGGAAGAACGTAGGCGCCGTGAGGAGGAAATGAgaaggcagcaagaagagatgATGAGACGCCAGCAGGAAGGctttaaaggaaattttgctGATGCG AGGGAGCCACCAGACATGCGAATGGGACAGATGGGCATGGGAG gtaCCATTGGCATGAACAATAGAGGAGCTATGGGTGGTACCAATGTCCCAGCTGCTGCACCTCCTGCAACTGGTCCTGGAGCTATGATACCTGATGGAGCCATGGGAATG ACTCCACCACCGCCTGCAGATCGCTTTGGCCAGGGTGGTGCAATGGAAGGCCTCGGAGCGATGGGAGGGAACCCACCTGCCTTCAACAGAGGAAATCCAGGGGGTGACTTTGGCCCTAACAAGCGTCGCAGATACTAA
- the NONO gene encoding non-POU domain-containing octamer-binding protein isoform X1 has product MQGNKSFNMEKQNHTPRKQHQHQQHPPPSIPANGQQANSQSESRARRGGPPGPALEQLCTLFPSDEGLTIDLKNFRKPGEKTFTQRSRLFVGNLPPDITEEEMRKLFEKYGKAGEVFIHKDKGFGFIRLETRTLAEIAKVELDNMPLRGKQLRVRFACHSASLTVRNLPQFVSNELLEEAFSVFGQVERAVVIVDDRGRSSGKGIVEFSGKPAARKALDRCSDGSFLLTTFPRPVTVEPMDQYDDEEGLPEKLVIKNQQYHKEREQPPRFAQPGSFEYEYAMRWKALIEMEKQQQEQVDRNIKEAREKLEMEMEAARHEHQVMLMRQDLMRRQEELRRMEELHNQEVQKRKQLELRQEEERRRREEEMRRQQEEMMRRQQEGFKGNFADAREPPDMRMGQMGMGGTIGMNNRGAMGGTNVPAAAPPATGPGAMIPDGAMGMTPPPPADRFGQGGAMEGLGAMGGNPPAFNRGNPGGDFGPNKRRRY; this is encoded by the exons ATGCAGGGTAACAAGAGCTTCAACATGGAGAAGCAGAACCACACTCCGCGGAAacagcaccagcaccagcagcatccGCCGCCGTCCATCCCCGCCAACGGGCAGCAGGCCAACAGCCAGAGTGAGTCCCGGGCCCGCCGCGGGGGACCTCCCGGCCCCGCTTTGG AGCAGCTGTGTACCTTATTCCCCTCAGATGAAGGCCTGACTATTGACCTGAAGAATTTCCGGAAACCTGGTGAAAAGACCTTCACCCAAAGAAGCCGCCTGTTTGTGGGGAATCTGCCCCCAGATATTACAGAGGAAGAGATGAGAAAGTTATTTGAGAAGTATGGCAAGGCAGGTGAAGTCTTCATACACAAGGACAAAGGCTTTGGCTTTATCAGGCTG GAAACTCGCACTCTGGCAGAGATTGCAAAGGTGGAACTAGACAACATGCCTCTACGTGGGAAGCAGCTAAGAGTGCGTTTTGCATGCCACAGCGCATCGCTGACAGTCAGGAACCTGCCTCAGTTTGTGTCCAATGAGCTCCTGGAGGAAGCCTTCTCAGTGTTTGGCCAGGTGGAAAGGGCTGTGGTTATTGTGGATGACAGAGGACGATCCTCTGGGAAAGGCATTGTGGAGTTCTCAGGGAAGCCTGCTGCTAGGAAAGCCCTGGATAGATGTAGTGATGGGTCTTTCCTGCTAACTAC ATTCCCTCGGCCTGTTACTGTGGAGCCCATGGATCAGTATGATGATGAAGAGGGACTACCAGAGAAACTAGTCATCAAAAATCAGCAATATCACAA GGAGCGTGAGCAGCCTCCTCGATTTGCACAGCCTGGCAGCTTTGAGTATGAATATGCCATGCGTTGGAAGGCTCTAATAGAaatggagaagcagcagcaagaacaagTAGACCGCAACATCAAGGAAGCTCGAGAGAAgctggaaatggaaatggaagCAGCTCGCCATGAGCACCAAGTTATGCTCATGCGGCAAG ATTTAATGAGACGCCAGGAAGAGCTGAGGAGAATGGAGGAATTGCATAACCAAGAAGTACAAAAACGTAAACAGTTGGAACTCAG GCAAGAGGAAGAACGTAGGCGCCGTGAGGAGGAAATGAgaaggcagcaagaagagatgATGAGACGCCAGCAGGAAGGctttaaaggaaattttgctGATGCG AGGGAGCCACCAGACATGCGAATGGGACAGATGGGCATGGGAG gtaCCATTGGCATGAACAATAGAGGAGCTATGGGTGGTACCAATGTCCCAGCTGCTGCACCTCCTGCAACTGGTCCTGGAGCTATGATACCTGATGGAGCCATGGGAATG ACTCCACCACCGCCTGCAGATCGCTTTGGCCAGGGTGGTGCAATGGAAGGCCTCGGAGCGATGGGAGGGAACCCACCTGCCTTCAACAGAGGAAATCCAGGGGGTGACTTTGGCCCTAACAAGCGTCGCAGATACTAA
- the NONO gene encoding non-POU domain-containing octamer-binding protein isoform X3: protein MQGNKSFNMEKQNHTPRKQHQHQQHPPPSIPANGQQANSQKQLCTLFPSDEGLTIDLKNFRKPGEKTFTQRSRLFVGNLPPDITEEEMRKLFEKYGKAGEVFIHKDKGFGFIRLETRTLAEIAKVELDNMPLRGKQLRVRFACHSASLTVRNLPQFVSNELLEEAFSVFGQVERAVVIVDDRGRSSGKGIVEFSGKPAARKALDRCSDGSFLLTTFPRPVTVEPMDQYDDEEGLPEKLVIKNQQYHKEREQPPRFAQPGSFEYEYAMRWKALIEMEKQQQEQVDRNIKEAREKLEMEMEAARHEHQVMLMRQDLMRRQEELRRMEELHNQEVQKRKQLELRQEEERRRREEEMRRQQEEMMRRQQEGFKGNFADAREPPDMRMGQMGMGGTIGMNNRGAMGGTNVPAAAPPATGPGAMIPDGAMGMTPPPPADRFGQGGAMEGLGAMGGNPPAFNRGNPGGDFGPNKRRRY from the exons ATGCAGGGTAACAAGAGCTTCAACATGGAGAAGCAGAACCACACTCCGCGGAAacagcaccagcaccagcagcatccGCCGCCGTCCATCCCCGCCAACGGGCAGCAGGCCAACAGCCAGA AGCAGCTGTGTACCTTATTCCCCTCAGATGAAGGCCTGACTATTGACCTGAAGAATTTCCGGAAACCTGGTGAAAAGACCTTCACCCAAAGAAGCCGCCTGTTTGTGGGGAATCTGCCCCCAGATATTACAGAGGAAGAGATGAGAAAGTTATTTGAGAAGTATGGCAAGGCAGGTGAAGTCTTCATACACAAGGACAAAGGCTTTGGCTTTATCAGGCTG GAAACTCGCACTCTGGCAGAGATTGCAAAGGTGGAACTAGACAACATGCCTCTACGTGGGAAGCAGCTAAGAGTGCGTTTTGCATGCCACAGCGCATCGCTGACAGTCAGGAACCTGCCTCAGTTTGTGTCCAATGAGCTCCTGGAGGAAGCCTTCTCAGTGTTTGGCCAGGTGGAAAGGGCTGTGGTTATTGTGGATGACAGAGGACGATCCTCTGGGAAAGGCATTGTGGAGTTCTCAGGGAAGCCTGCTGCTAGGAAAGCCCTGGATAGATGTAGTGATGGGTCTTTCCTGCTAACTAC ATTCCCTCGGCCTGTTACTGTGGAGCCCATGGATCAGTATGATGATGAAGAGGGACTACCAGAGAAACTAGTCATCAAAAATCAGCAATATCACAA GGAGCGTGAGCAGCCTCCTCGATTTGCACAGCCTGGCAGCTTTGAGTATGAATATGCCATGCGTTGGAAGGCTCTAATAGAaatggagaagcagcagcaagaacaagTAGACCGCAACATCAAGGAAGCTCGAGAGAAgctggaaatggaaatggaagCAGCTCGCCATGAGCACCAAGTTATGCTCATGCGGCAAG ATTTAATGAGACGCCAGGAAGAGCTGAGGAGAATGGAGGAATTGCATAACCAAGAAGTACAAAAACGTAAACAGTTGGAACTCAG GCAAGAGGAAGAACGTAGGCGCCGTGAGGAGGAAATGAgaaggcagcaagaagagatgATGAGACGCCAGCAGGAAGGctttaaaggaaattttgctGATGCG AGGGAGCCACCAGACATGCGAATGGGACAGATGGGCATGGGAG gtaCCATTGGCATGAACAATAGAGGAGCTATGGGTGGTACCAATGTCCCAGCTGCTGCACCTCCTGCAACTGGTCCTGGAGCTATGATACCTGATGGAGCCATGGGAATG ACTCCACCACCGCCTGCAGATCGCTTTGGCCAGGGTGGTGCAATGGAAGGCCTCGGAGCGATGGGAGGGAACCCACCTGCCTTCAACAGAGGAAATCCAGGGGGTGACTTTGGCCCTAACAAGCGTCGCAGATACTAA